A stretch of Desulfobacterales bacterium DNA encodes these proteins:
- a CDS encoding TRAP transporter large permease, whose translation MIVTLLIIGMLFLVMINVPIAVALGITAIAGMVISKGFDSIFNAGLTMFAGATNFPLLAIPLFILAGALMNTTSISRRLINLTSALIGFVRGGLAMVNVGVSMFFAEISGSAVADVAALGSVLIPAMKRRGYTAKFSAAVTSSSASIAIIIPPSIAMIIYGALSDTSIVQLFVAGIIPGVIGGFSMMGYCYWYALRHDLPREEAFSLARLWKAFKEAGWALMLPVIILGGIFGGIVTATEGAGLAVIAALFIGGVLYRELNLEHLWKAMIEGVMQTAVVMLLVATSAVLGLYLTEAQVPQAFARWVISISGNKYAVLALLNCMLFVVGMFLHGAAAIILVVPIVMPLINQIGVDPVQFGLIMTLNIAIGQQTPPVASVLVTACSIAKTDIWKTTKVNIPFIGVLLIVLLLVTYVPAVPLTLVEFFYR comes from the coding sequence ATGATCGTTACGCTGTTGATTATTGGCATGTTGTTTCTCGTGATGATCAATGTGCCCATTGCGGTCGCTCTCGGAATCACGGCAATAGCCGGCATGGTAATTTCTAAAGGGTTTGACAGCATCTTCAACGCCGGCCTGACGATGTTTGCCGGGGCCACCAATTTTCCCCTGCTGGCTATACCCTTGTTTATTCTGGCCGGTGCGCTCATGAATACCACCAGCATCTCGCGGCGGCTTATCAACCTGACGTCTGCACTGATCGGTTTTGTCCGGGGCGGTCTGGCAATGGTCAATGTCGGCGTATCCATGTTCTTTGCGGAAATTTCAGGATCGGCCGTTGCCGACGTTGCCGCTCTGGGGTCGGTGTTGATTCCCGCGATGAAACGACGGGGATACACCGCAAAATTTTCAGCAGCGGTAACCTCATCGTCGGCATCCATAGCTATTATTATCCCGCCGTCGATTGCCATGATTATATACGGCGCCCTGTCAGACACGTCCATCGTTCAGCTGTTTGTTGCCGGCATCATTCCCGGAGTCATCGGCGGTTTTTCAATGATGGGATATTGCTACTGGTATGCGCTGCGCCACGATCTCCCCCGTGAAGAAGCGTTTAGTCTTGCCCGCTTGTGGAAAGCATTTAAAGAGGCCGGATGGGCTCTGATGCTGCCGGTTATTATCCTCGGCGGGATCTTCGGCGGCATCGTAACGGCCACTGAAGGTGCCGGTCTGGCGGTGATTGCGGCGCTTTTCATTGGGGGGGTGCTTTACCGGGAGCTTAACCTGGAGCATCTATGGAAAGCCATGATAGAAGGGGTCATGCAGACAGCAGTAGTGATGCTCCTAGTGGCCACATCGGCCGTGCTCGGCCTTTATCTAACGGAAGCCCAGGTTCCTCAAGCATTTGCCCGGTGGGTGATCAGTATCAGCGGTAATAAATATGCCGTGCTGGCATTGCTAAACTGCATGCTCTTTGTGGTCGGAATGTTTTTACACGGTGCTGCGGCGATTATTCTGGTGGTTCCGATTGTGATGCCGCTGATTAACCAGATCGGGGTCGATCCGGTTCAATTCGGACTGATCATGACGCTCAATATTGCTATTGGACAGCAGACGCCGCCGGTGGCCAGTGTTCTGGTAACCGCATGTTCCATCGCCAAGACCGACATCTGGAAGACGACCAAAGTCAATATCCCCTTTATCGGTGTTCTGCTGATTGTTCTGCTGCTCGTAACCTATGTGCCGGCCGTACCGCTGACGCTGGTTGAGTTCTTTTATCGCTGA
- a CDS encoding FGGY family carbohydrate kinase encodes MIQGPFLLGIDIGGTGSKAGVFTLDGKLVGTGYSEYKMINTLPGQAEQDAEAWWQATIQAIRKAISGISADDILAVGVGCTNGLIAVDRIGRPLRSAIMLWDQRALPEVERIRQTLDPDQVFSVTGNPVAPGAYSLPTILWLKHHEPETFEKAHKLMVPGGYLVARLTGEFTIDYSRACTTLLFDIRKMKWHEPFLEALEISVDKLPTPLPSQEIAGNVSAAAALTGLRPGTPVTAGCMDTIGASIGSGVMQPGDCFVIMGTAARVSSPLGEPRFDNRFMNCAHVLPQRWLSIGAINGVGSSLRWVRDTFGQMEQAAAAASGRDVYDLLTAQAALSPPGSKGLLFLPYISGERTPIWDPYARGVFFGITLGHNRNDFLRSVLEGPAFAIRHVIEILETDCGLDIQTLRIGGAAATSGVWNQIIADVLGKHVVSLTQSHTEVLGAAVLAGISINVYSDFKTAINKTVVPGNEFRPNPKAHDAYSRLFPMYKKLYTEVQHHFAELARMDLPQVWINKGG; translated from the coding sequence ATGATACAAGGACCGTTCTTACTGGGGATCGATATCGGCGGAACCGGATCCAAAGCAGGAGTGTTTACCCTTGATGGAAAACTGGTGGGAACGGGATATAGTGAATATAAAATGATCAACACCCTGCCGGGACAGGCTGAACAAGATGCTGAAGCCTGGTGGCAGGCAACGATCCAGGCAATTCGCAAGGCCATCAGTGGCATTTCAGCCGATGATATCCTTGCGGTGGGTGTCGGCTGCACCAACGGCCTGATTGCGGTTGACCGTATCGGTCGGCCGCTGCGATCGGCCATCATGCTGTGGGATCAACGCGCTCTGCCTGAAGTGGAACGGATTCGCCAGACACTTGACCCTGATCAGGTGTTCAGCGTTACCGGCAACCCTGTGGCGCCGGGCGCCTACTCGCTGCCGACCATTTTGTGGTTAAAGCACCATGAGCCTGAAACATTTGAAAAGGCCCATAAACTCATGGTGCCGGGGGGGTATCTGGTGGCGCGATTAACCGGTGAATTCACCATAGACTACTCCCGGGCCTGCACGACCCTTCTTTTTGACATCCGCAAGATGAAATGGCATGAACCTTTTTTAGAAGCACTGGAAATATCAGTCGATAAGCTCCCCACCCCCCTGCCGTCCCAGGAAATCGCCGGCAACGTAAGTGCCGCCGCCGCCCTGACCGGCTTGAGGCCTGGTACCCCCGTTACGGCGGGATGCATGGATACCATCGGCGCCTCTATCGGTTCCGGTGTAATGCAGCCCGGTGACTGTTTTGTCATCATGGGAACCGCTGCCCGGGTATCATCACCTCTGGGAGAACCCCGTTTTGACAACCGTTTCATGAACTGCGCCCATGTCCTTCCACAGCGCTGGCTTTCCATCGGCGCCATTAACGGTGTGGGTTCATCGCTGCGATGGGTCAGGGATACATTTGGACAGATGGAGCAGGCCGCCGCTGCCGCCTCCGGCCGGGATGTATACGATTTGCTGACGGCCCAGGCCGCCTTGTCGCCGCCGGGAAGTAAGGGCCTGTTGTTTTTGCCATATATATCCGGAGAGCGGACCCCTATTTGGGACCCATACGCCCGTGGGGTTTTCTTCGGCATTACGTTAGGCCATAACCGCAATGACTTTTTACGCTCCGTACTGGAAGGACCGGCTTTTGCGATCCGGCACGTGATTGAAATCCTTGAAACCGATTGCGGGCTTGATATCCAGACGCTGCGGATTGGCGGCGCTGCGGCCACCAGCGGTGTCTGGAATCAGATTATTGCGGATGTGCTGGGAAAACATGTGGTCAGCCTGACCCAAAGCCACACCGAAGTTCTGGGTGCGGCTGTGTTGGCTGGAATCAGTATCAATGTTTATTCGGATTTTAAAACGGCCATCAATAAAACAGTGGTGCCGGGAAATGAGTTCCGCCCGAATCCCAAAGCTCACGATGCATACAGCCGCCTGTTTCCAATGTACAAAAAACTCTACACCGAAGTGCAGCATCATTTTGCGGAGCTTGCCAGGATGGACCTGCCCCAGGTATGGATAAACAAGGGGGGTTAA
- a CDS encoding aspartate/glutamate racemase family protein, protein MPLVGLVHSTRLVIDAIQTVVATQCPDAEIVHVLDEGILRELTAAGKISPEILDWLTAMVLSTEKAGASLAVVSCSSLSPGVNDVRKKVHIPVLKIDEPMMAYAVKNYKRIGLLMTNPTTEKPSRLLFEEVCQKLGRNVTLIPRLCPDAFKKLDRGDIQGHDTEVVNTVKKLLIETDGVLLAQISILRVRERMEESVKNRVFSSLDFIAPKINQILNHS, encoded by the coding sequence ATGCCCCTGGTAGGACTTGTCCATTCGACCCGCCTGGTGATTGATGCCATTCAGACAGTAGTTGCCACGCAATGCCCGGATGCCGAAATTGTCCATGTGCTGGACGAAGGCATTCTGCGTGAACTGACCGCTGCCGGCAAGATAAGCCCGGAAATTCTCGACTGGCTGACAGCCATGGTGCTTTCCACCGAAAAAGCCGGCGCCTCTCTGGCGGTGGTAAGTTGTTCATCCCTTTCGCCTGGCGTCAACGACGTGCGCAAAAAGGTGCATATTCCGGTCTTGAAAATCGATGAGCCCATGATGGCATATGCCGTAAAAAATTATAAACGTATCGGCCTGCTCATGACCAATCCCACCACCGAAAAGCCCTCCAGGCTCCTGTTTGAAGAAGTCTGCCAAAAGCTGGGCAGGAACGTCACCCTGATTCCCCGCCTGTGTCCGGATGCTTTTAAAAAGCTCGATAGGGGCGATATTCAGGGTCATGATACCGAAGTGGTGAATACGGTCAAAAAACTCTTGATCGAAACGGATGGGGTCTTGCTGGCTCAGATTTCCATTCTGCGGGTCAGGGAGCGTATGGAAGAGTCCGTTAAAAACCGCGTCTTTTCCAGCCTGGATTTTATTGCCCCTAAAATAAACCAAATTTTAAACCACTCATGA
- a CDS encoding 4-hydroxythreonine-4-phosphate dehydrogenase PdxA has product MKQKPVIGLLLGDPTGIGPEIVAKLLSEKQLYGLARIVLIGDQRIFKMGQQVIGAEFTFPIIKQIDDLPRDREQPVVLDFPTISPEAVTYKKISATAGKSVYETLDFTLKLARDKKIDGFVFGPFHKEAMGLGGCPYHAEIELFKDRFNRPHIHGEINVLEDMWTTRVTSHVPLKDVSSLITGKRIIETISLLNDQLKRFGIEAPRIAVTALNPHAGENGKCGREEIEIIVPAIQTARENGMDVAGPFPADTIFLRVKREGFRGVVSMYHDQGQIATKLLGFDKGVTLHGGMPVPITTPAHGTAFGRAGEGRANPEAMIRAFKIACQLAEKQ; this is encoded by the coding sequence ATGAAACAAAAACCTGTTATCGGCCTGCTGCTGGGAGATCCGACCGGCATTGGCCCTGAAATTGTTGCAAAACTTCTCTCTGAAAAGCAATTGTATGGATTGGCCCGGATTGTGCTCATCGGAGATCAGCGGATTTTCAAAATGGGTCAACAGGTAATCGGTGCTGAATTTACATTTCCTATCATCAAACAGATAGACGATTTGCCCAGGGATAGAGAACAGCCGGTCGTCCTGGACTTTCCCACCATTTCACCGGAAGCGGTCACTTACAAAAAAATAAGCGCCACCGCCGGCAAATCTGTTTATGAGACCCTCGATTTTACCTTAAAACTCGCTCGGGACAAAAAAATTGATGGATTTGTCTTTGGGCCGTTTCACAAGGAAGCCATGGGGTTGGGGGGCTGTCCTTATCACGCTGAAATCGAGCTGTTCAAAGACCGCTTTAACCGGCCTCATATCCATGGGGAGATCAATGTCTTGGAAGACATGTGGACGACTCGGGTGACGTCCCACGTGCCGCTGAAAGATGTCAGCTCTCTGATCACCGGCAAGCGTATTATTGAAACCATCAGTTTGCTGAATGATCAGTTGAAGCGGTTCGGGATCGAAGCCCCGCGCATTGCCGTAACGGCGTTAAACCCCCATGCCGGCGAAAATGGAAAGTGCGGAAGGGAAGAGATCGAGATCATTGTTCCGGCCATTCAAACGGCCCGTGAAAACGGAATGGATGTTGCGGGACCGTTTCCGGCGGATACGATTTTTTTAAGGGTTAAACGGGAGGGTTTTCGCGGTGTTGTTTCAATGTATCACGACCAGGGCCAAATCGCCACGAAACTGCTGGGTTTTGATAAGGGCGTGACGCTTCATGGGGGGATGCCGGTGCCGATTACCACCCCGGCGCACGGTACGGCTTTCGGCAGAGCCGGTGAGGGTAGGGCCAACCCGGAGGCAATGATCAGGGCCTTTAAAATTGCTTGTCAGCTGGCAGAAAAACAATAA
- a CDS encoding sugar phosphate isomerase/epimerase, which yields MKLSVVIAGADAPPSAFVVWRGFEESIQKASDFGYHGVELALKSADDIDPEKLSRWLSANRMEVSAISTGLVFAESNLYFTHPDPAARRRVIEVFTGLIYLAKNFGRLINVGRARGFIGAGQKAAEAEILFLETMQQLCDIAAKDAVTIVVEPVNRYEINFINSSEDGAELIKKVKRPNTGLMPDVFHMNIEDAKIGATLARLGSQIKYVHLADSNRHAPGQGHLDFDNVFDGLKKAGFKGWAAIEILPLPDADTAARQAADYILPLIEKYNFN from the coding sequence GTGAAACTTTCCGTAGTCATTGCCGGGGCGGACGCCCCGCCCTCGGCATTTGTCGTATGGCGTGGCTTCGAGGAATCGATTCAAAAGGCCTCAGATTTCGGATATCACGGTGTTGAGCTGGCATTAAAATCTGCTGACGATATCGATCCGGAAAAATTATCTCGCTGGCTTTCAGCAAACCGGATGGAGGTCAGCGCTATCAGTACCGGCCTTGTCTTTGCCGAATCGAACCTTTATTTTACCCACCCGGACCCTGCCGCCCGCCGGCGGGTCATTGAGGTATTTACCGGGCTGATCTATCTGGCCAAAAATTTCGGTCGACTGATTAATGTGGGAAGAGCGAGGGGGTTTATCGGCGCGGGACAAAAGGCTGCTGAAGCGGAAATACTTTTTCTCGAAACCATGCAGCAGTTATGTGATATCGCGGCTAAAGATGCAGTCACAATTGTTGTTGAACCGGTGAATCGATACGAAATTAATTTTATTAATTCGTCGGAGGATGGCGCTGAATTAATCAAAAAAGTGAAACGACCAAACACAGGGCTGATGCCCGACGTTTTTCACATGAATATCGAGGACGCAAAAATCGGGGCTACCCTCGCCCGGCTTGGCTCCCAGATAAAATATGTCCACCTGGCCGATTCCAACCGCCACGCACCCGGCCAGGGGCATCTGGATTTTGATAATGTTTTTGACGGCCTGAAAAAAGCCGGATTCAAAGGCTGGGCCGCCATTGAAATCCTCCCCCTGCCGGATGCCGATACCGCTGCCAGGCAAGCTGCGGATTATATCCTGCCGCTAATCGAAAAATATAATTTCAACTGA
- a CDS encoding GntR family transcriptional regulator has product MKIDKTIYAIQRQSLSEQVYQYIKRLILSGEIRGGEKIPEEKVAQQFGVSRTPIREALKRLEEYGLIRIKPRSYATVVALEPQEAEQIACIRAQLEILAVSLLTERATEADFKELEALAVECDELIGAGDVGALFEKDSLLHLEIARRTGNRHLYEIVEKLDAKVQLLRLILRLPLNKLKSYVGQHAEIINTMKTRDKALAETLMKKHILNQLDDYEKVGRS; this is encoded by the coding sequence ATGAAGATCGATAAAACCATCTATGCGATCCAGCGTCAAAGCCTGTCGGAACAGGTTTATCAGTATATTAAACGTCTGATTTTATCGGGTGAAATTCGCGGCGGCGAAAAAATCCCGGAAGAAAAGGTTGCCCAGCAATTTGGTGTCAGCCGAACACCCATCCGGGAAGCTCTGAAACGATTAGAGGAATACGGTCTTATCCGTATAAAACCGAGAAGCTATGCAACGGTTGTTGCCCTTGAACCGCAAGAGGCCGAACAAATCGCATGTATCCGCGCACAGCTGGAAATACTCGCGGTGAGCCTTTTGACAGAACGCGCAACCGAAGCTGATTTTAAGGAACTGGAAGCCTTGGCTGTCGAATGTGATGAATTGATCGGCGCCGGCGACGTGGGTGCTTTGTTTGAAAAAGACAGCCTGCTCCACCTTGAAATTGCCCGGCGGACCGGCAACCGTCATTTATATGAAATTGTCGAAAAACTTGATGCGAAAGTTCAACTCCTGCGTCTGATTTTACGTCTGCCGCTGAACAAGCTGAAGTCCTACGTCGGCCAGCATGCTGAAATTATCAATACCATGAAAACCAGAGATAAAGCTTTAGCCGAAACACTGATGAAAAAACATATTTTAAACCAGCTGGATGATTACGAAAAGGTCGGGCGTTCGTGA
- a CDS encoding cupin domain-containing protein — translation MAVRKASLDDIEPMHLSGRDLRWIVTPETIGAESLSIAIMNCFPKSVVKPLHSHKDIEEVILILDGQGEAWVDGHSTTFKKGDAVLFPANSKHQVRNTGETDLVTASIFSKPTGPDSYVIYEEDAFSE, via the coding sequence ATGGCCGTAAGAAAAGCCAGTCTGGATGACATCGAACCCATGCATTTAAGCGGTCGCGATCTCCGCTGGATCGTCACCCCGGAAACCATCGGGGCTGAATCGTTGAGTATCGCGATAATGAACTGCTTTCCTAAATCTGTTGTAAAACCGCTTCACAGCCATAAAGATATTGAAGAAGTGATACTAATCCTTGATGGTCAAGGCGAGGCCTGGGTTGATGGACATTCGACAACATTTAAAAAGGGGGATGCCGTCCTGTTCCCGGCAAATTCCAAGCACCAGGTCCGAAACACCGGTGAAACGGATTTGGTAACGGCATCCATTTTTTCAAAACCGACTGGTCCCGACTCTTATGTTATCTATGAAGAAGATGCCTTTTCCGAGTAA
- the larE gene encoding ATP-dependent sacrificial sulfur transferase LarE codes for MNKYQNLQKLLKDMGRVMIAYSGGVDSTLLLRVAKDVLGENVLAVTALSATTPEIERKDAVRLARFMGVEHILLESKELDISDFKKNPLDKCYICKNHRFGALVTLARKRKINYVLDGANLDDHKDFRPGMRATRELGIRSPLSEVKLTKAEIRRISKKLKLPTWDKPSLACLASRIPYGQPISAEKLKQVDAGENYIRKLGLSREVRVRHEGETARIEVAAGDIARIATPGVRKRVGVYFKKLGFKFVALDLSGYRMGSLNPKK; via the coding sequence ATGAACAAATATCAAAACCTGCAAAAGCTGTTGAAGGATATGGGGCGGGTCATGATCGCTTATTCCGGCGGCGTGGACAGCACCCTGCTTTTAAGGGTCGCCAAAGACGTATTGGGTGAAAATGTTTTGGCCGTAACGGCGCTGTCGGCAACCACTCCGGAAATAGAACGCAAAGACGCTGTCCGGCTTGCCCGGTTCATGGGGGTGGAGCACATTTTGCTGGAATCAAAGGAGCTGGATATTTCTGATTTTAAGAAAAATCCGCTGGACAAGTGTTATATCTGCAAAAATCACCGTTTCGGCGCCTTGGTTACTTTGGCCAGGAAAAGAAAAATTAACTATGTCCTGGACGGGGCCAATCTGGATGACCACAAAGATTTTCGTCCCGGCATGCGGGCGACCCGGGAACTGGGGATCCGGAGCCCTTTAAGCGAGGTCAAGCTTACCAAGGCGGAAATCCGCCGAATCTCAAAAAAATTAAAACTTCCCACCTGGGATAAACCCTCGCTGGCGTGTCTGGCGTCCCGGATTCCCTATGGCCAGCCCATTAGCGCTGAGAAGCTCAAGCAGGTGGATGCCGGGGAAAACTATATACGCAAACTGGGGCTGTCCAGAGAGGTAAGGGTGCGACACGAAGGTGAAACCGCCCGGATCGAGGTGGCAGCGGGAGACATTGCCCGAATTGCAACCCCCGGCGTAAGAAAGCGCGTGGGGGTCTATTTTAAAAAGCTGGGGTTTAAATTTGTTGCCCTGGACCTTAGCGGCTATCGTATGGGAAGCCTGAATCCCAAAAAATAG
- the hyi gene encoding hydroxypyruvate isomerase, whose amino-acid sequence MPRFSANLSMLFTEVDFMDRFKLAAKAGFKAVEYLFPYAWPSEQLADALKQNGLKQVLYNLPAGKWEAGERGIAGFPDRIDEFKSGVEQAIPYAKALGCPRLNCLVGIVPSGVRPEVFRETLVKNLRFAAAALEKEKIQLLVEMLNTKDVPGFYLSRTADALALVDEVDHPNLWLQYDIYHMQIMEGNLTQTIKSHLERIAHMQLADVPGRHEPGTGEINFTKLFLSIDQAGYAGWIGCEYIPSRQTEETLTFIKNR is encoded by the coding sequence ATGCCCCGATTCAGCGCAAATTTGAGCATGCTGTTCACGGAAGTTGATTTTATGGATCGCTTTAAATTGGCTGCCAAAGCCGGTTTTAAAGCCGTGGAATATTTGTTTCCTTATGCCTGGCCGTCCGAACAGCTGGCGGATGCGTTAAAGCAAAATGGGTTAAAACAGGTGCTTTACAATCTGCCCGCCGGTAAGTGGGAGGCCGGCGAGCGGGGGATTGCGGGCTTTCCGGATCGGATTGATGAATTCAAATCCGGCGTTGAGCAGGCAATCCCTTATGCCAAGGCGCTCGGATGCCCACGGCTGAATTGTCTGGTCGGCATTGTTCCTTCCGGGGTTCGCCCGGAGGTATTTCGTGAGACGCTGGTTAAGAACTTAAGGTTTGCCGCAGCAGCACTTGAAAAGGAGAAGATTCAGCTGCTGGTGGAGATGCTCAATACTAAGGACGTGCCCGGTTTTTATCTGTCTCGGACAGCAGATGCGCTGGCATTGGTGGACGAGGTCGATCATCCCAATCTCTGGCTGCAGTATGATATCTATCACATGCAAATCATGGAGGGCAACCTGACCCAAACGATCAAGTCGCATCTTGAGCGGATTGCGCACATGCAGCTGGCAGATGTTCCGGGGCGACATGAACCCGGCACCGGCGAAATTAATTTTACAAAGCTGTTTCTGTCGATTGATCAGGCCGGTTATGCGGGCTGGATCGGGTGTGAATATATCCCCAGTCGGCAAACAGAGGAGACGCTCACATTTATAAAAAATAGGTAG